The following are encoded together in the Pseudoalteromonas ruthenica genome:
- a CDS encoding zonular occludens toxin domain-containing protein, with product MAASIFHGAPGSFKSASAVYFEVLPALRKGRLVVTNIEGLLKLEDIEVALQESFPESAKLWRMSSQTEKGLHLWRRWYHWMPPTALVVIDEVQDVYPTESTFKPESCDYVPISKHKETLPDGWFDIHMQALEDYKPDNLTSGDIDDLGEVIFNDNGHIIYPKTLKEAYMRHRKYNWDIICCTPDITSVHKYIRNVSQYAYAHKYFDGLEFIPYFNRRPRVHEHNPKLNGTSITKGTPVNWKKVPVEVHKLYKSTSTGNTTKGQGKNFFKSPAVAIPFTLLFGALLYLLWFFTLSDSASESAQANFQEAIQVPQSGGYVLNSDDRSSPRAKRPVSLALPFDANKAWFTGSVTKYRNGQVVGRHYTFTLDIDGSEYTANGSDFRAFGYTLTYINDCTVHARKDGERRVLHCRPQLQEERVADNTHKISIFGDDAAPSGA from the coding sequence ATGGCCGCATCTATTTTTCATGGCGCACCGGGTTCGTTTAAATCAGCCAGCGCCGTTTACTTTGAAGTGCTTCCGGCCCTACGCAAGGGCCGCTTAGTCGTCACCAACATTGAAGGGTTATTGAAGCTCGAAGATATTGAAGTCGCCCTACAAGAAAGCTTCCCTGAAAGTGCAAAACTCTGGCGTATGTCTTCTCAAACGGAAAAAGGGCTTCACCTTTGGCGCCGCTGGTATCACTGGATGCCACCGACTGCTTTAGTCGTGATTGATGAAGTGCAAGACGTCTATCCAACCGAGTCCACATTCAAACCCGAATCGTGTGATTACGTGCCTATCTCAAAGCATAAAGAAACGCTTCCTGATGGGTGGTTTGATATACACATGCAAGCACTTGAGGACTACAAACCCGACAATTTAACAAGCGGCGATATCGATGATTTAGGCGAGGTAATATTTAATGACAACGGACACATCATTTATCCTAAGACGCTCAAAGAAGCCTACATGCGACACCGCAAGTACAACTGGGACATCATCTGCTGTACGCCCGACATTACCAGCGTCCATAAATACATTCGAAACGTCTCCCAGTACGCCTATGCACACAAGTATTTCGACGGACTCGAATTCATCCCCTATTTCAACCGACGCCCCCGAGTCCACGAACACAACCCCAAGCTTAACGGAACCAGCATCACCAAAGGCACGCCCGTCAACTGGAAGAAAGTCCCCGTTGAAGTCCACAAACTCTACAAGTCGACCTCAACCGGCAATACTACAAAAGGACAAGGTAAGAATTTCTTTAAAAGCCCTGCTGTGGCCATTCCTTTTACCCTTCTATTTGGCGCGTTACTGTATTTGCTATGGTTTTTTACCCTTAGTGACTCCGCTAGCGAATCCGCTCAAGCGAATTTCCAAGAAGCTATTCAAGTTCCTCAAAGTGGTGGTTATGTTCTTAATAGTGATGACCGTTCTTCGCCTCGTGCTAAGCGGCCTGTTTCTTTAGCGCTTCCCTTTGATGCCAATAAAGCGTGGTTCACTGGTTCCGTGACTAAATACCGTAACGGCCAAGTCGTAGGCCGACACTACACTTTCACTTTAGATATAGATGGATCTGAATACACCGCAAATGGATCTGATTTCAGGGCGTTTGGTTACACGCTGACTTATATCAATGATTGCACTGTTCACGCTCGCAAAGATGGTGAGCGCCGAGTGCTGCATTGCCGACCCCAGCTGCAAGAAGAACGTGTTGCCGACAACACACACAAAATATCTATCTTCGGCGATGATGCCGCGCCAAGCGGAGCCTGA
- a CDS encoding Na+/H+ antiporter family protein, with protein MNSVLIGVILMLALTLLRVNVIVAMTVAAVTSGLIAGLPLKTTVEAFNNGLSGGAEIALSYAMLGAFAVAISKSGLTTLLARRLLKMMGQEHISSRFLSFAVLSVILFCSLASQNLIPVHIAFIPILIPPLLGITNGLKLDRRALACTLTFGLATAYMVLPYGFGGIYLYNILHLNLVENGLSIDKTSVPLAMVIPALGMVFGLCVALFISYRKSRSYNNISLATEETENVIAHPSKVLAIGTVAIVLSLAAQFLSQSMILGGLVGVIVFTVFGIVKWHENQDVFSKGVAMMAMIGFIMISAQGFAEVMKATGHVDSLVASAADMIQGNKPLAAALILLVGLLITMGIGSSFSTVPIIAALFVPLCLQLGFSPMATAALVGTAGALGDAGSPASDSTLGPTSGLNVDGQHDHIWDTVVPTFLHFNIPLVLFGWLAALVL; from the coding sequence ATGAATTCGGTATTAATTGGCGTCATTTTGATGCTTGCACTCACCCTGTTACGAGTGAACGTAATCGTGGCAATGACTGTCGCAGCTGTAACCAGCGGATTAATCGCTGGACTACCTTTAAAAACTACGGTGGAAGCGTTCAATAATGGCCTCTCAGGCGGCGCTGAAATTGCTCTCAGTTATGCTATGCTCGGCGCCTTTGCAGTGGCTATCTCGAAATCTGGCCTCACCACTTTACTCGCTCGTCGACTATTGAAAATGATGGGGCAAGAGCATATTTCTTCGCGGTTTTTATCTTTTGCGGTGCTTTCAGTGATTCTCTTTTGCTCTTTGGCATCACAAAATCTCATTCCTGTTCATATCGCTTTTATTCCTATACTCATTCCACCGCTGTTAGGTATTACGAATGGCTTAAAGTTAGACCGCCGCGCCCTCGCCTGCACACTCACCTTCGGCTTAGCTACGGCTTATATGGTGTTGCCTTATGGCTTTGGGGGCATTTATTTATACAACATTTTGCATTTAAATTTGGTCGAGAATGGCTTATCAATCGACAAAACCAGCGTTCCTCTAGCTATGGTGATCCCGGCATTGGGCATGGTTTTCGGCTTATGTGTTGCGCTTTTTATCAGTTATCGCAAAAGCCGTAGCTATAACAATATATCGCTCGCCACAGAAGAGACTGAGAATGTAATAGCCCACCCATCAAAGGTCTTAGCCATAGGCACTGTGGCAATCGTGTTGTCACTCGCAGCTCAATTTCTGAGTCAATCGATGATTCTCGGTGGTCTTGTTGGGGTGATTGTGTTTACTGTGTTTGGCATTGTTAAATGGCATGAAAATCAAGATGTGTTCTCCAAAGGAGTGGCGATGATGGCGATGATCGGCTTCATTATGATTTCAGCGCAAGGGTTTGCCGAAGTTATGAAAGCCACCGGTCATGTTGATTCACTCGTTGCCAGTGCCGCAGATATGATTCAAGGCAACAAACCATTAGCGGCGGCGCTTATTCTGTTAGTAGGACTACTCATTACCATGGGGATTGGCAGCTCATTTTCTACAGTTCCAATTATTGCAGCACTTTTCGTTCCTTTGTGTTTGCAACTGGGGTTCTCCCCAATGGCCACGGCTGCATTAGTAGGCACGGCGGGCGCCCTGGGTGATGCAGGTTCACCGGCGTCAGATTCAACACTCGGGCCCACTTCAGGATTGAATGTCGACGGCCAACATGACCACATATGGGATACCGTGGTACCAACCTTCTTACATTTTAATATTCCACTGGTTTTGTTTGGGTGGCTAGCGGCCCTTGTGCTATAA
- a CDS encoding acyl-CoA thioesterase yields the protein MSSKLDKEAVVAQRIEDSETSVTKTVFPGRTNHHNTLFGGDALAWMDEAAFIAATRFCRKPLVTISSDRVDFKEAIPAGTFAELVSRVVHVGNTSLKVDVEIFLETMHRDDKHLAIRGSFTFVAVDDNHRPTPVVCERMLNGFK from the coding sequence ATGAGCAGTAAGTTAGATAAAGAAGCCGTTGTTGCACAGCGCATAGAAGATTCGGAAACATCGGTGACTAAAACCGTGTTTCCTGGGCGTACCAACCATCATAATACCTTATTTGGTGGCGATGCACTGGCATGGATGGATGAAGCGGCATTTATTGCAGCCACCCGTTTTTGTCGCAAACCATTAGTGACTATTTCGTCCGACCGTGTTGATTTTAAAGAAGCAATACCGGCGGGCACATTTGCTGAGTTGGTTTCTCGCGTAGTCCATGTGGGCAATACCAGCTTAAAAGTGGATGTGGAGATATTTCTTGAAACCATGCACCGCGATGACAAACATTTAGCGATTCGTGGCAGCTTTACCTTTGTTGCTGTGGATGACAATCACAGGCCAACGCCTGTAGTGTGCGAACGCATGCTCAACGGTTTTAAATAA
- a CDS encoding AAA family ATPase: MQEQLKQLTLGLADVIYGKEQQIKLALCAMLARGHLLLEDLPGMGKTTLSHGLAQALGMSYQRIQFTSDLLPADILGASIFNTQEQRFSFHKGPVFSQVVLADEINRAGPKTQSALLEAMEEGCVSIDSERYTLPTPFFVVATQNPQHQSGTFPLPESQLDRFFMRLSLGFPPADAEKQLIRGHIPQRDKAIDAIISAEQLQAMQANVDKVTIANTVVDYILSLVTHTRHDKDISHPLSPRASIALAQGARAWAFMEGRDFVMPEDVQAVFASICEHRINPHDVYSQGSVCSDILARVKVPL; encoded by the coding sequence ATGCAAGAACAATTAAAACAGCTGACCTTAGGCCTAGCTGATGTTATTTATGGCAAAGAACAGCAAATAAAGTTAGCTCTGTGTGCAATGTTAGCGCGCGGCCATTTATTATTAGAAGATCTTCCAGGTATGGGTAAAACAACCCTGTCGCATGGTTTGGCACAAGCCCTGGGGATGAGTTATCAACGTATTCAATTTACCAGTGACTTGTTGCCAGCAGATATTCTGGGTGCGAGCATTTTTAACACTCAAGAGCAGCGCTTTTCGTTTCATAAAGGTCCGGTATTTAGCCAAGTGGTACTCGCCGACGAAATAAACCGCGCGGGCCCTAAAACACAGAGTGCGTTGCTTGAGGCCATGGAAGAAGGCTGTGTCAGTATCGACTCTGAACGATATACGCTCCCTACTCCATTTTTTGTGGTTGCAACGCAGAACCCACAGCATCAATCCGGCACCTTTCCATTGCCAGAGTCACAGCTAGACCGGTTCTTTATGCGCTTAAGCTTAGGATTCCCCCCAGCCGATGCGGAAAAACAACTCATTCGTGGCCATATTCCTCAGCGTGATAAAGCGATTGATGCCATTATCAGTGCCGAGCAGTTACAAGCCATGCAGGCCAATGTTGATAAGGTCACTATAGCCAATACCGTGGTTGATTATATCTTGTCACTCGTGACTCACACCCGTCATGATAAAGATATTAGTCATCCTTTATCTCCTCGTGCCAGCATCGCGCTTGCCCAAGGTGCACGGGCTTGGGCATTTATGGAAGGCCGTGACTTTGTTATGCCAGAAGATGTGCAAGCTGTGTTCGCTAGTATTTGTGAGCATCGTATTAATCCGCATGACGTTTACAGTCAAGGCTCTGTATGCAGTGATATTCTCGCTCGCGTCAAGGTTCCGCTTTAG
- a CDS encoding response regulator, with amino-acid sequence MEFVRPLEPILIIDDDQSMRSSLTTILTELGYDQVAVATDVAEAKPLLSQLEPEVIFVDIALPDTDGCDVVSYLKDLHPHSRIILCADHNSQENVEHSWEFGAQEYISKPFNANKVDMVMKRLELN; translated from the coding sequence ATGGAGTTTGTTCGCCCTTTGGAGCCGATTCTGATCATTGATGATGATCAGTCCATGCGAAGTTCTTTGACCACCATCCTCACCGAGCTGGGTTACGACCAAGTCGCGGTTGCTACAGATGTCGCAGAGGCCAAACCGCTGTTATCACAACTGGAGCCAGAGGTGATATTTGTGGATATAGCGCTCCCAGACACTGATGGTTGCGACGTCGTCAGTTACCTAAAAGATTTACATCCCCACAGTCGAATTATCCTTTGCGCTGATCATAATTCCCAGGAAAACGTAGAACATAGCTGGGAATTCGGTGCGCAAGAATACATTAGCAAACCATTCAACGCGAATAAGGTTGATATGGTTATGAAGCGTTTAGAACTAAATTAA
- a CDS encoding DUF58 domain-containing protein — translation MLATMQQGWSSIRTRIESLLLRDKHKKKHLTLGHSTLYVLPSKLGLGFLLIAVLNFILAANYQNNLVQVVSYLMLVLVLMSLIQAYTNLKGLEVKFNNISDVFANQTPVLNITVYNNSRTSYGVKLTWQGQCKEVERVSQDAQVVLVSGRKCSRGKYPATRLQISTGFPFGLAKVWSYLEPHAHYFVYPSAHAHNTALTYEASENQGEVNALKSQSGNEEFYALNEYKQGADYRRISWKHFAKREQLLVKEFVSYQDAQYMLDYASLQGSVEQRLSAMAYSIEQAKSTQTKLALRIGSTQFDADNSPSHYTNALRALALFKNGEK, via the coding sequence ATGCTCGCAACAATGCAACAGGGATGGTCGTCCATACGAACGCGAATAGAATCCCTACTGCTGCGTGATAAACACAAAAAAAAGCACCTGACACTGGGTCACAGTACGTTATATGTGCTGCCATCTAAGCTGGGCTTGGGCTTTTTACTTATTGCCGTGTTGAACTTTATCTTGGCCGCCAATTATCAGAATAACCTCGTGCAAGTTGTCTCTTATTTGATGTTGGTGTTGGTATTGATGTCGTTAATTCAGGCCTATACCAACTTAAAGGGCCTCGAGGTCAAATTTAATAATATTAGTGATGTTTTTGCGAACCAAACACCTGTATTGAATATTACTGTATACAATAACTCGCGTACCAGCTATGGCGTTAAACTAACGTGGCAAGGTCAGTGTAAGGAAGTGGAACGCGTTAGCCAAGATGCCCAGGTCGTGCTTGTAAGTGGCCGTAAATGTTCCCGTGGTAAGTATCCAGCAACACGACTCCAGATTTCAACGGGGTTCCCATTTGGCCTCGCTAAAGTATGGAGCTATCTAGAGCCACATGCCCATTACTTTGTTTATCCATCTGCACACGCGCACAATACTGCACTGACCTATGAGGCCAGTGAAAATCAAGGTGAAGTGAACGCGCTTAAGTCGCAGTCAGGAAATGAAGAGTTTTATGCCTTGAATGAATATAAACAGGGCGCTGACTACCGCCGCATTTCTTGGAAACACTTTGCTAAGCGTGAGCAGTTGTTAGTGAAAGAGTTTGTATCTTATCAGGATGCGCAATATATGCTCGACTACGCATCACTACAAGGCAGTGTAGAGCAACGCCTGAGTGCGATGGCCTATTCCATTGAGCAGGCGAAAAGCACCCAAACAAAGCTTGCGCTGCGTATTGGCAGTACTCAGTTTGATGCTGATAACAGCCCCTCCCATTATACTAATGCATTGCGTGCACTGGCTTTATTTAAAAATGGAGAGAAATGA
- a CDS encoding 6-carboxytetrahydropterin synthase, whose translation MTLFVNDLTVIDFSFFCPQRGPVGESWIVDLTLDGDLNDESMLLDFGLVKKQIKGIIDSSVDHTLAVPTKANIDILQGDDKVTLESNFGDNNEHHFAMSGPKQAVCLIDAPSINEQVVTEYLVAEITPQLPENVKGITLTLRAEQHQSFYYHYSHGLKKHDGNCQRIVHGHRSTLGVWLDGMAMPSVQKQWAQRWADIYLVSEEDVVEAAHLQDISAAPGDICSRYHANQGEFELAISAKRTEVLPCDTTVECIADYMAKQIKQAHPDKQVEVRAYEGVGKGAIGYA comes from the coding sequence ATGACGCTCTTCGTCAACGACTTAACCGTGATTGATTTCTCCTTTTTTTGCCCCCAGCGCGGCCCGGTTGGTGAGAGTTGGATTGTTGACTTGACTTTAGACGGCGATTTAAACGATGAATCCATGTTGCTTGATTTTGGTTTAGTGAAAAAACAAATCAAGGGCATTATTGATAGCAGTGTTGACCACACCCTAGCGGTACCCACTAAAGCCAATATCGATATCCTTCAGGGCGATGACAAAGTGACGCTGGAAAGTAACTTTGGCGATAACAACGAACATCATTTCGCTATGAGCGGCCCAAAGCAAGCGGTTTGCTTGATTGACGCACCGAGTATTAATGAGCAAGTAGTGACCGAGTATTTAGTCGCAGAAATTACTCCTCAGCTGCCAGAGAACGTCAAAGGTATTACTTTGACGTTGCGTGCTGAGCAGCATCAGAGCTTTTATTATCACTATTCTCATGGCCTAAAAAAACACGACGGCAACTGCCAGCGAATTGTTCATGGCCACCGCTCAACGTTAGGCGTTTGGCTAGATGGTATGGCCATGCCCAGTGTGCAAAAGCAGTGGGCTCAGCGTTGGGCTGATATTTACTTGGTCAGCGAAGAGGATGTGGTGGAGGCTGCACACTTACAAGATATAAGCGCAGCACCGGGAGACATCTGTAGCCGTTACCATGCTAATCAAGGTGAGTTTGAATTGGCAATCAGTGCAAAGCGTACTGAGGTACTGCCTTGTGATACCACAGTAGAATGTATCGCCGATTATATGGCCAAGCAAATTAAGCAAGCTCACCCGGATAAGCAAGTAGAGGTTCGCGCCTATGAAGGTGTAGGCAAAGGGGCGATTGGTTATGCTTAA
- a CDS encoding replication initiation factor domain-containing protein: MLKRQITKVDYLTIVMCPDEMARAKMEAKLLWGNGDYKTYKEAYNAVLCADVLECAGNAMQPADDLEFEQDFLLFAEQSHHADLQFARKVQQLDKPEDRNSYLKTVVRHTKKYKALTRLIENDLNTFMSLLNTEVATKADRYSPDLEPWSYKENPGGLFTYEKSATLFRHGVSSGQIAWGANNGGCMISFGGVGCAGIDIPKLHSMLKKMPNIKITRLDIAYDDYEGKRTVEDYHRYMLEGGFCKKNQPPKFSYIQTGELQMLTQEQQDAWRKKHGWQKRYDAVANGGNTLYVGSRKNGKLFRAYEKGKQMESTTQQNWVRAELELRAIDRVIPLDALLNTDAIFANSYPCLSFISDEKFDIPLNPRALEGRLHHERLSVYHAKSYGKHANFMRHILQLDDSQIVDLLTAGLEPWEIPESINMALVQPPNSNPMEQIQ; this comes from the coding sequence ATGCTTAAGCGTCAAATCACCAAAGTCGATTATCTGACTATCGTCATGTGCCCTGATGAAATGGCCCGTGCCAAGATGGAAGCCAAACTACTTTGGGGTAACGGTGATTACAAAACCTATAAAGAAGCGTACAACGCGGTGCTATGTGCAGACGTATTAGAGTGCGCCGGTAATGCGATGCAACCGGCTGATGACCTCGAATTTGAGCAAGACTTTTTACTGTTCGCTGAGCAGTCGCACCATGCTGACCTTCAATTTGCCCGTAAAGTTCAGCAACTGGATAAACCCGAAGACCGTAACAGCTATCTAAAAACCGTGGTTCGTCACACCAAAAAATACAAAGCACTGACACGCCTTATTGAGAATGACTTAAATACGTTTATGTCACTGCTTAATACCGAAGTGGCCACCAAGGCCGACCGCTACAGTCCCGACCTTGAACCATGGTCATACAAAGAAAACCCCGGCGGCCTATTCACTTATGAAAAGTCAGCCACCCTATTCCGTCATGGCGTGTCCTCTGGTCAGATTGCTTGGGGCGCTAATAATGGCGGCTGCATGATTTCCTTCGGCGGTGTGGGTTGTGCTGGAATCGATATCCCCAAGCTGCACAGCATGCTTAAGAAAATGCCCAACATCAAAATCACTCGTTTGGATATTGCTTATGACGACTATGAAGGGAAAAGGACCGTCGAAGACTACCACCGCTATATGCTTGAGGGCGGATTCTGCAAAAAGAACCAACCACCCAAGTTCTCCTACATCCAAACCGGAGAGCTGCAAATGCTTACACAAGAGCAACAAGACGCATGGCGAAAAAAACACGGTTGGCAAAAACGATATGATGCGGTTGCTAATGGTGGCAACACTTTATACGTAGGCTCTCGCAAAAACGGAAAACTATTTCGAGCCTACGAAAAAGGCAAGCAAATGGAGTCGACTACTCAGCAAAATTGGGTGCGCGCTGAGCTTGAGTTACGAGCTATTGACCGTGTCATTCCCCTTGATGCTTTGCTCAATACTGATGCCATTTTCGCTAATAGCTATCCTTGTCTCTCTTTTATATCTGATGAAAAGTTTGATATTCCCTTAAACCCTCGTGCCCTTGAGGGCCGCTTACACCATGAGCGCTTATCGGTTTACCACGCTAAGAGTTACGGCAAACACGCCAACTTCATGCGTCACATTTTACAGCTAGACGATTCACAAATCGTCGACTTACTTACGGCTGGTTTAGAGCCTTGGGAAATCCCCGAGTCCATAAACATGGCACTGGTTCAACCGCCAAATTCCAACCCTATGGAGCAAATACAATGA
- a CDS encoding transglutaminase family protein — protein MMLSFVSTVLSVIYIGIFTLIGAELPSLMLSLLLLLCLWNLLLANKSLTRPGALATNLLAAACLGVLFVSVSYDESVLLFVSMLLQAAILKLLQAKTPKQLSTVIVLTFFSLSTVFLYQQSLYSSILVAIFYVCLLASLAALHGARTPKRAYFQALGSFAMAIPIAALLLLFIPKVPAFWKLPGAGGAKTGLNERIDPFNIANLAKSDDLVFRAEFPGQLPAPPYYWRALNHEEFDGKAWIKAQRPPRPRTDIDWQSYSAQATLYLESSANRWLYALQDSVSPSQKVENLRGGLLKRKESAASSFQYPLLYRPVQASVLTNYQSRLNRLLPTDGNPQARALARQLSQSTNTANQFASRLMGFYEQQGFSYTLTPTPITDDNFLDVFLTQTKRGFCGHYASTSAFIMRAAGIPARVVSGYLGGEQSEQGNYLRVYQYDAHAWVEYYDGNQWQRFDATSVVAPERLNGSLSQVQELQQEFMDNLDVGLLQLSHIEALNWLRLTLEELDYSWTKWVLGFDQQKQKSVLKDLLGNQIAQYSMVLALCVVALVLLGLLLLGSRKQQQSMSFSAKWLNRLFLYADKQALLSTQNSTPKQKLAQLATHCPGAATPLARIEQLYTLAAYKQRPLTKAQKKDLVKQVKKAIKIIG, from the coding sequence ATGATGCTGTCTTTTGTTAGCACGGTGCTCAGTGTCATCTACATCGGTATTTTCACGTTAATAGGCGCAGAACTCCCCTCCTTAATGCTGAGCCTGTTATTGTTACTGTGTCTTTGGAATTTATTGCTGGCAAACAAGTCATTGACTCGCCCAGGTGCACTGGCTACTAACTTATTGGCTGCGGCTTGTTTAGGTGTGCTGTTTGTGTCGGTCAGCTACGATGAAAGTGTCCTACTGTTCGTGTCAATGCTGTTACAGGCAGCAATATTAAAGCTCTTACAAGCGAAAACGCCCAAGCAGCTATCGACTGTCATTGTGCTTACCTTCTTTTCATTATCGACTGTGTTCCTTTATCAACAGTCTTTATATAGCTCAATATTAGTGGCCATATTTTACGTTTGTTTGTTGGCATCTTTAGCCGCCTTACATGGTGCTCGCACGCCCAAACGAGCCTACTTTCAAGCACTTGGCTCGTTCGCTATGGCAATCCCCATCGCTGCGTTATTGTTGTTATTTATTCCCAAAGTGCCTGCATTTTGGAAACTTCCTGGCGCTGGCGGTGCTAAAACAGGCCTTAATGAGCGTATAGACCCGTTCAATATTGCCAATCTGGCGAAGTCCGATGACTTGGTGTTTCGTGCTGAGTTTCCAGGGCAACTTCCTGCGCCCCCCTATTATTGGCGAGCGCTTAATCATGAAGAATTCGACGGCAAAGCATGGATAAAAGCGCAGCGCCCTCCTCGCCCTCGTACAGATATAGACTGGCAGAGCTATAGCGCTCAGGCCACTCTGTACTTAGAAAGCTCCGCAAACCGCTGGCTATATGCATTGCAAGACAGTGTTAGCCCGAGTCAAAAAGTAGAGAATTTACGAGGCGGTTTACTTAAGCGCAAAGAGTCAGCAGCATCGAGCTTTCAATACCCATTGCTTTACCGACCGGTGCAAGCAAGTGTCCTGACTAATTACCAATCACGTCTTAACCGCCTACTGCCAACGGATGGGAATCCGCAGGCAAGAGCGTTAGCCCGGCAGTTGAGTCAAAGTACAAACACGGCAAACCAGTTTGCTAGCCGGCTGATGGGCTTTTATGAACAACAAGGCTTTAGCTACACGTTGACTCCAACACCGATCACCGATGACAACTTCCTTGACGTATTTCTCACCCAAACTAAGCGTGGCTTTTGTGGCCATTATGCCAGTACAAGTGCATTTATAATGCGTGCTGCTGGGATCCCTGCACGTGTGGTATCAGGGTATTTGGGCGGAGAGCAAAGTGAACAGGGTAATTACCTGCGTGTGTATCAGTATGATGCCCACGCCTGGGTTGAGTATTATGATGGCAATCAATGGCAGCGTTTTGATGCAACCAGTGTGGTCGCGCCAGAGCGATTAAATGGCTCGCTCTCTCAGGTTCAAGAATTGCAACAAGAGTTTATGGATAACCTTGATGTCGGCTTATTACAGTTGAGCCATATAGAGGCATTGAACTGGTTGCGATTAACATTGGAAGAGCTCGATTACAGCTGGACAAAGTGGGTGCTTGGTTTTGATCAACAAAAACAAAAAAGCGTGCTTAAAGATTTACTCGGTAACCAAATAGCACAGTACAGCATGGTGTTGGCCCTTTGCGTGGTTGCACTTGTTCTACTTGGGTTATTGTTATTGGGTAGTCGCAAACAACAGCAGTCAATGAGCTTCAGCGCTAAATGGCTGAATAGGCTGTTTTTATATGCAGATAAACAGGCACTGCTTAGCACGCAAAATAGCACACCCAAGCAAAAGCTGGCACAATTAGCAACACACTGCCCCGGCGCGGCAACGCCACTTGCACGTATAGAGCAGCTTTATACATTGGCCGCTTATAAGCAACGCCCGCTTACCAAAGCACAGAAAAAAGACCTTGTAAAACAGGTAAAAAAAGCAATAAAAATAATAGGCTAG
- a CDS encoding DUF2523 family protein has protein sequence MKKSILFLLFTLPLFAFADSYQGEAGAAQMAGDFFTDFWDLMTNDVPSVAQRFWAWVVIKAVEIKLYITLETIKFSWGVAKAILENFQVASRITAQINNLSPDIRQFFIDTKFVDALMVVINAHATRYVMRFLG, from the coding sequence ATGAAAAAGAGTATTCTATTTTTGTTATTTACCCTGCCCCTGTTTGCCTTTGCAGATAGCTACCAAGGGGAAGCTGGAGCCGCGCAAATGGCCGGAGACTTCTTCACCGACTTTTGGGATTTAATGACCAATGATGTACCCAGTGTCGCGCAGCGGTTTTGGGCGTGGGTTGTTATTAAAGCGGTAGAAATAAAACTGTATATCACACTGGAGACAATCAAGTTCTCTTGGGGCGTGGCCAAGGCCATACTTGAAAACTTCCAAGTTGCGTCACGCATTACCGCCCAAATCAACAACCTCAGCCCTGACATTCGTCAGTTCTTTATCGATACCAAGTTTGTTGATGCGCTGATGGTCGTTATCAATGCCCATGCCACTCGCTATGTTATGCGCTTTTTAGGTTAA
- a CDS encoding M23 family metallopeptidase: MLKRMAITALLLGASLCAPIKGEAQELPTPLIKGQLTQGGMVIGQLQDAKKVVFAERELKLSKDGYFVFGFGRDAQTDQQLKWQSQDEQWHQLDFSIAEREYQIDKIEGVASKYVAPPEKVLERIRNDAKLVRQARANNSERTAFLEPVYRPAVGRISGVYGSQRYFNGTPKRPHFGLDIANKTGTPIYAPISGEVVMAHPELYYSGGTVILDHGYGITSTYIHMHKVLVDVGDTVKTGDVIGQIGATGRVTGPHLDWRFNWFNERLDPQLLMIDTLASEVNTNEQ; the protein is encoded by the coding sequence ATGCTTAAACGTATGGCAATTACCGCCTTGCTCCTAGGGGCATCATTGTGTGCGCCCATTAAGGGCGAAGCCCAAGAGCTGCCGACCCCATTGATTAAAGGTCAGTTGACCCAAGGCGGTATGGTTATAGGGCAGCTACAAGATGCTAAAAAGGTCGTTTTTGCTGAGCGCGAGCTTAAGCTTAGCAAAGATGGCTATTTTGTTTTTGGCTTCGGCCGTGATGCACAAACTGATCAGCAATTAAAGTGGCAAAGTCAAGATGAGCAATGGCATCAACTTGATTTCAGCATTGCGGAGCGCGAGTATCAAATAGATAAAATAGAAGGTGTGGCAAGTAAATATGTCGCCCCACCTGAAAAGGTTTTAGAGCGCATCCGTAACGATGCAAAACTGGTTCGCCAAGCGCGTGCTAACAACAGTGAACGCACGGCGTTCCTTGAGCCGGTATATCGTCCTGCAGTGGGTCGAATCTCCGGTGTGTATGGCAGCCAGCGTTACTTTAACGGCACCCCTAAACGGCCACACTTTGGTCTCGACATCGCTAACAAGACAGGTACACCTATCTATGCACCAATCAGTGGTGAAGTCGTGATGGCGCATCCTGAGCTTTATTATTCCGGTGGCACCGTTATTTTAGACCATGGTTATGGCATTACCTCCACTTATATTCACATGCACAAGGTGTTGGTTGATGTGGGGGATACCGTGAAAACCGGCGATGTGATAGGGCAAATAGGGGCTACTGGCCGGGTAACTGGCCCCCATTTAGATTGGCGTTTCAATTGGTTTAATGAACGATTGGATCCACAATTACTTATGATTGATACATTAGCGAGTGAAGTTAATACGAATGAGCAGTAA